One Actinomyces marmotae DNA window includes the following coding sequences:
- the mtrA gene encoding MtrAB system response regulator MtrA: MSTSILVVDDDTALAEMIGIMLEAEECTPSFCTDGSRALEAFRENTPDLVLLDLMLPGLDGVEVCRLIRAESDVPIIMLTARTDTMDVVAGLEAGADDYVTKPFRSKELLARIRTRLRRGVDPVAEHVRAGDLDIDVAGHEVRRGDQRIALTPLEFDLLLALARTPWKVFTREELLEKVWGYRHTADTRLVNVHVQRLRAKIEQDPEHPTIVLTVRGVGYRAGDVR, encoded by the coding sequence ATGAGCACCAGTATCCTCGTCGTGGATGACGACACCGCCCTGGCCGAGATGATCGGGATCATGCTCGAGGCTGAGGAGTGCACGCCGTCGTTCTGCACGGACGGCTCGCGGGCGCTCGAGGCCTTCCGTGAGAACACGCCGGACCTGGTGCTTCTCGACCTCATGCTCCCCGGCCTCGACGGCGTCGAGGTCTGCCGCCTCATCCGCGCTGAGTCCGACGTCCCCATCATCATGCTGACCGCCCGCACCGACACGATGGACGTCGTGGCCGGGCTGGAGGCCGGCGCCGATGACTACGTCACCAAGCCCTTCCGCTCCAAGGAGCTCCTCGCCCGCATCCGCACCCGCCTGCGCCGGGGCGTCGACCCCGTGGCCGAGCACGTGCGCGCTGGCGACCTCGATATCGACGTCGCCGGGCATGAGGTCCGCCGCGGCGATCAGCGCATCGCCCTGACCCCCCTTGAGTTCGACCTGCTCCTAGCCCTCGCCCGCACCCCCTGGAAGGTCTTCACTCGCGAGGAGCTCCTGGAGAAGGTCTGGGGCTACCGGCACACCGCGGACACCCGGCTGGTCAATGTGCACGTCCAGCGCCTGCGCGCCAAGATCGAGCAGGATCCCGAGCACCCGACCATCGTCCTGACGGTCCGCGGCGTCGGGTACCGCGCCGGCGACGTCCGCTGA
- the mtrB gene encoding MtrAB system histidine kinase MtrB: MRFRRARWRPTLLFRHSLVARMTLGAVLIGALATAILLSIVNITIHQNVFNDRRDAILTNAKQRIVAAQSALATTTASTSEEVSAAIQAELSGISDYASGAGVIGAVVQGSGESSSVAINTLATDDRLTALITDRMEREVRNGRTGRQYWQSVSVPGERSGTVPGMVVGSRVSMPLAGDYELYIVYSLESQQQVADTVKRSVVLTGVGFLVIIIVAVAVFTWRVLIPVRRTSLAAKRLAEGRLDEPLAVNGEDELAALATSFNMMAESIQSQIDRLNAMSVSQQLFVSDVSHELRTPLTTIKMAAEHIFELREEIEDPLVRRAAVLLHGQVDRFQTMLTDLLEISRIDSGRVTLRSDEVDLRDLLSGVLEDNEVHIQSSGCEIRLQVPDEPATAEVDSVRVQRILRNLILNAIEHAESKPIDITMAVNDDAVAVRVRDHGVGMSPDVVGRVFDRFYRADPSRKRTLGGTGLGLSISAEDAHLHGGSLQAWGWPADGASFLLTLPRELGEGGTPGHYSAPGPLPCIPDDAPAVARVKPRRAPEAVTGTVLGPGPVSRRSARPHGDGEEPLAVAEAAVTPGHVTVIAPGQVPTARTPEVSGGRTS; this comes from the coding sequence GTGCGCTTCCGGCGCGCCCGATGGCGCCCGACGCTTCTCTTCCGGCATAGCCTCGTCGCCAGGATGACCCTGGGCGCGGTCCTCATCGGGGCCCTGGCCACCGCCATCCTGCTGAGCATCGTCAACATCACCATCCACCAGAACGTCTTCAACGACCGGCGCGACGCGATCCTGACCAACGCGAAGCAGCGCATCGTCGCCGCCCAGTCGGCCCTGGCGACGACGACGGCCTCCACCTCCGAGGAGGTCTCCGCGGCGATCCAAGCCGAGTTGTCGGGGATCAGCGACTACGCGTCGGGCGCCGGGGTGATCGGAGCCGTCGTCCAGGGCAGCGGGGAGTCGTCGTCGGTGGCCATCAACACCCTGGCCACCGATGACCGTCTGACCGCTCTCATCACGGATCGCATGGAGCGCGAGGTCCGCAATGGCCGGACCGGCCGGCAGTACTGGCAGTCCGTGAGCGTTCCCGGGGAACGCTCCGGGACCGTGCCCGGGATGGTGGTCGGATCGCGCGTCTCCATGCCGCTGGCCGGGGACTACGAGCTCTACATCGTCTACTCGCTGGAGTCCCAGCAGCAGGTGGCGGACACGGTCAAGCGCTCCGTGGTCCTCACGGGGGTCGGCTTCCTCGTCATCATCATCGTGGCGGTGGCGGTGTTCACCTGGCGCGTACTCATCCCCGTGCGGCGGACCTCCCTGGCCGCCAAGCGCCTGGCGGAGGGGCGCCTCGATGAGCCCCTGGCCGTCAACGGGGAGGACGAGCTCGCCGCCCTGGCCACGTCCTTCAACATGATGGCGGAGTCCATCCAGTCGCAGATCGACCGGCTCAACGCCATGTCCGTGTCCCAACAGCTGTTCGTCTCCGACGTCTCCCACGAGCTGCGCACCCCGCTGACCACGATCAAGATGGCGGCCGAGCACATCTTCGAGCTCCGCGAGGAGATCGAGGACCCCCTTGTGCGCCGCGCCGCGGTGCTGCTGCACGGCCAGGTCGACCGCTTCCAGACGATGCTCACCGACCTGCTTGAGATTTCCAGGATCGACTCCGGGCGGGTCACGCTGCGCTCGGACGAGGTGGACCTGCGCGACCTGCTCTCGGGCGTCCTGGAGGACAATGAGGTGCACATCCAGTCCTCGGGCTGCGAGATCCGCCTCCAGGTCCCCGATGAGCCCGCCACGGCGGAGGTTGACTCCGTGCGCGTCCAGCGGATCCTGCGCAACCTCATCCTCAACGCGATCGAGCACGCCGAGTCCAAGCCGATCGACATCACCATGGCGGTCAACGACGACGCCGTCGCCGTGCGCGTGCGCGACCACGGCGTGGGCATGAGCCCCGACGTGGTCGGGCGCGTCTTCGACCGCTTCTACCGCGCTGACCCCTCCCGCAAGCGCACCCTGGGGGGCACGGGGCTCGGCCTGTCGATCTCCGCCGAGGACGCCCATCTCCACGGGGGCTCTCTCCAGGCCTGGGGGTGGCCCGCCGACGGCGCCTCCTTCCTCCTCACCCTCCCGCGCGAGCTCGGCGAGGGTGGGACCCCCGGCCATTACTCCGCGCCCGGCCCCCTGCCCTGCATCCCCGACGACGCCCCCGCCGTCGCGCGCGTCAAGCCCCGCCGCGCCCCCGAGGCGGTCACCGGGACCGTCCTCGGGCCTGGGCCCGTCTCGCGCCGCTCGGCGCGCCCCCACGGGGATGGGGAGGAGCCCCTGGCCGTCGCCGAAGCCGCCGTCACCCCGGGGCACGTCACCGTCATCGCCCCCGGCCAGGTGCCCACGGCCCGAACCCCGGAGGTCTCCGGCGGGAGGACGTCGTGA
- a CDS encoding DUF4350 domain-containing protein, producing the protein MTPIGARPRTAAAVPSSPEPGPAGGGADQVIGATIGQRLRSWRPGLLTLLALLVLVLLAQALKPAESTTPLAIDNPRPNGARALAALVSEWGVEVHAVSSARAAREASAEGATVVLINAGSLSDEERAQLASAGGDVVVIGALHNSLGGLTELTPSGVSAAPGATVSAQCDDADAQAAGTIPAGRGSVGLGGAQGATGCFPVADGVYGYATAPLPSGGTLRVLAWPDTAMNSRLTDQGNAALAIRAIGASKRVVWHDAAQAQSRSIWDEPSLPRFLPVVLAQLTIAALALAIVQGRRFGRVVVEDLPVVVRSTETTIGRGRLYRRARDRGRAATALRAGTALRLGKRLGLPTGAGRGELIAALCRDGRLRPADVARVLYGPTPTDDRSLTDLAAQLDRLESEVHSS; encoded by the coding sequence GTGACCCCCATCGGGGCGCGCCCCAGGACCGCGGCTGCCGTCCCGTCGTCCCCGGAGCCAGGGCCGGCGGGCGGGGGCGCTGACCAGGTCATCGGCGCCACCATCGGTCAACGCCTGCGCTCCTGGAGGCCAGGGCTCCTCACGCTGCTCGCCCTGCTCGTCCTGGTCCTCCTCGCCCAGGCCCTCAAGCCCGCTGAGTCCACCACGCCGCTGGCCATCGACAACCCGCGTCCCAACGGGGCGCGGGCCCTCGCGGCCCTCGTGAGCGAGTGGGGCGTCGAGGTCCATGCCGTCTCCAGCGCGCGCGCCGCGCGCGAGGCCTCAGCCGAGGGCGCGACCGTCGTTCTCATCAACGCCGGGAGCCTGAGCGACGAGGAGCGGGCGCAGCTCGCCTCGGCCGGCGGCGACGTCGTCGTCATCGGCGCCCTCCACAACAGCCTCGGGGGGCTCACCGAGCTCACTCCCAGTGGCGTCAGCGCCGCCCCCGGCGCCACCGTCAGCGCCCAGTGCGACGACGCCGACGCCCAGGCCGCGGGGACCATCCCGGCCGGGCGCGGATCGGTGGGGCTGGGCGGCGCGCAGGGGGCCACCGGCTGCTTCCCCGTCGCCGACGGCGTGTACGGCTACGCCACGGCGCCGCTCCCCTCGGGCGGGACCCTGCGCGTCCTGGCCTGGCCCGACACCGCGATGAACTCCCGGCTGACCGATCAGGGGAACGCGGCGCTGGCGATCCGCGCGATCGGCGCCTCCAAGCGCGTCGTGTGGCACGACGCCGCTCAGGCGCAGAGCCGTAGCATCTGGGACGAGCCATCGTTGCCCCGCTTCCTGCCGGTCGTCCTGGCGCAGTTGACCATCGCGGCGCTCGCCTTGGCCATCGTCCAGGGCCGGCGGTTCGGGCGCGTCGTCGTCGAGGATCTGCCCGTCGTCGTGCGCTCCACGGAGACCACGATCGGGCGGGGCCGCCTCTACCGGCGAGCCCGGGACCGCGGCCGTGCCGCCACCGCCCTGCGGGCGGGGACGGCCCTTCGCCTCGGCAAGCGCCTCGGGCTGCCCACGGGCGCTGGGCGAGGCGAGCTCATCGCCGCCCTGTGCCGTGACGGGCGCCTGCGGCCGGCCGATGTCGCCCGCGTCCTCTACGGCCCCACGCCCACCGACGACCGGTCCCTCACGGACCTGGCCGCCCAACTCGACCGACTCGAGAGCGAGGTCCACTCATCATGA
- a CDS encoding DUF7544 domain-containing protein gives MSNDSSDWLPPSQPDAEDPGGAGGGQPAPDSPGASGTPTRPAYGAYGTPPAGQAPSALDMAGGPHRGARGFFVAPKPGIIPLRPLGIGDIISGAFESMRANPRAMLIPALLTMTVVGAINAVASYSLGSPLSSLIPTPGEAPTPEEPEAQLPALLLGLAAELGSLILTFLATTVLSGLLIMTVSRSVLGRVVSAGEVWSRVKGRMWALIGQSVLISLISLATIAILGGLALLAVYGGIRDAASSLSPVLALLIILTAVAVAILAIALSWVFLVRLTCAPSALILEDIGIIESLKRSWSLSRGSFWRVFGALLLAALISGTASALVTLPISLLTSTNALVGNGALPLMAALQAFLTDLVQAIVLPFSAAVSALIYIDLRMRGEGLDVELRRAAQA, from the coding sequence ATGAGCAATGACAGCAGTGACTGGCTGCCCCCCTCTCAGCCCGATGCCGAGGACCCCGGGGGCGCCGGCGGCGGGCAGCCGGCCCCGGACTCGCCGGGCGCAAGCGGCACTCCCACGCGGCCCGCCTATGGCGCCTACGGGACCCCGCCCGCAGGCCAGGCGCCGTCGGCCCTGGATATGGCTGGTGGTCCCCACCGGGGCGCGCGGGGCTTCTTCGTGGCCCCCAAGCCGGGCATCATCCCCCTGCGGCCGCTGGGCATCGGGGACATCATCTCCGGCGCCTTCGAGTCGATGCGCGCCAATCCCAGGGCGATGCTCATCCCCGCCCTGCTGACCATGACGGTCGTCGGCGCGATCAACGCCGTCGCCAGTTACTCCCTGGGAAGCCCCCTCTCCTCCCTCATCCCGACCCCGGGGGAGGCGCCCACCCCCGAGGAGCCTGAGGCGCAACTGCCCGCCCTCCTGCTCGGCCTGGCCGCCGAGCTGGGCTCGCTCATCCTGACCTTCCTGGCGACGACCGTGCTGTCCGGGCTGCTCATCATGACCGTCTCCCGCTCCGTGCTGGGCAGGGTCGTGAGCGCGGGCGAGGTGTGGAGCCGGGTCAAGGGGCGGATGTGGGCCCTCATCGGGCAGTCGGTGCTCATCAGCCTCATCTCCTTGGCCACCATCGCGATCCTCGGGGGGCTGGCGCTCCTGGCGGTCTACGGCGGCATCAGGGACGCGGCCTCGTCCCTCTCGCCGGTCCTGGCCCTGCTCATCATCCTGACCGCCGTCGCGGTCGCGATCCTGGCCATCGCGCTGTCCTGGGTGTTCCTGGTCCGCCTGACCTGCGCCCCCAGCGCGCTCATCCTGGAGGACATCGGGATCATCGAGTCGCTCAAGCGCTCCTGGAGCCTGAGCCGGGGCTCCTTCTGGCGGGTGTTCGGCGCCCTGCTGCTGGCGGCGCTCATCTCCGGCACCGCCTCGGCCCTGGTGACGCTCCCAATCTCCCTGCTGACCTCCACCAACGCGCTGGTGGGCAACGGCGCGCTCCCCCTCATGGCGGCCCTGCAGGCCTTCTTGACCGATCTCGTCCAGGCGATCGTCCTCCCGTTCAGCGCCGCGGTATCCGCCTTGATTTACATCGATCTGCGTATGCGGGGCGAGGGCCTCGACGTCGAGCTGCGCCGCGCGGCCCAGGCCTGA
- a CDS encoding AAA family ATPase, which translates to MSTTETGRPDQADHSPAAPVPPGGPEAPGGAGAPRGAGSTGGAGPDPRSRLVALRSEIGKAVVGQDAAITGLVIALLAGGHVLLEGVPGVAKTLLVRSLAQALDIDTKRVQFTPDLMPGDVTGSLVYDARSAEFSFRAGPVFTNLLLADEINRTPPKTQAALLEAMEERQVSVDGDPRPLPSPFMVIATQNPVEYEGTYPLPEAQLDRFLLKLVLPLPERGQEVEVLSRHAGGFDPHDLASAGLTAVAGPADLLAAREQVRDVGASQEVLGYIVDLVRATRQAPSVALGVSPRGSTALLVAARAWAWLSGRAFVTPDDVKALALPVLRHRIELRAEAELEGVTAEAIVTGALRSVPVPR; encoded by the coding sequence ATGAGCACCACTGAAACCGGCCGCCCCGATCAGGCCGATCACTCCCCCGCGGCGCCGGTCCCGCCTGGGGGCCCGGAGGCCCCCGGGGGCGCGGGGGCTCCCAGGGGCGCGGGGAGCACCGGGGGCGCCGGCCCCGATCCCCGCTCCCGCCTCGTCGCCCTGCGATCGGAGATCGGCAAGGCGGTGGTCGGCCAGGATGCCGCCATCACCGGGCTGGTCATCGCCCTTCTGGCTGGCGGTCACGTCCTGCTTGAGGGCGTGCCCGGCGTGGCCAAGACACTGCTCGTGCGCTCCCTGGCCCAGGCCCTGGACATCGACACCAAGCGCGTGCAGTTCACCCCGGACCTCATGCCCGGGGATGTCACCGGCTCCCTCGTCTACGACGCCCGCAGCGCCGAGTTCTCCTTCCGCGCCGGACCTGTTTTCACCAACCTGCTGCTGGCGGACGAGATCAACCGCACTCCCCCCAAGACGCAGGCGGCCCTCCTGGAGGCCATGGAGGAGCGCCAGGTGAGCGTCGATGGCGATCCCCGCCCTCTGCCCTCGCCCTTCATGGTGATCGCCACCCAGAACCCCGTCGAGTACGAGGGCACGTACCCGCTGCCCGAGGCCCAACTGGACCGATTCCTCCTCAAGCTCGTCCTTCCCCTGCCCGAACGCGGTCAGGAGGTGGAGGTCCTCAGCCGCCACGCCGGCGGCTTCGACCCCCACGACCTGGCGAGCGCGGGCCTGACGGCGGTTGCCGGCCCCGCCGATCTCCTCGCGGCCCGCGAGCAGGTGCGCGACGTCGGAGCCTCCCAGGAGGTCCTGGGGTACATCGTCGATCTCGTGCGCGCCACACGCCAGGCGCCCTCGGTGGCCCTGGGGGTCTCCCCCCGCGGCTCAACCGCCCTGCTCGTGGCCGCGCGCGCCTGGGCCTGGCTCTCCGGGCGCGCCTTCGTCACCCCCGACGACGTCAAGGCGCTGGCGCTGCCCGTCCTGCGCCACCGCATCGAGCTGCGAGCGGAGGCCGAGCTCGAGGGCGTGACGGCGGAGGCGATCGTCACCGGCGCCCTGCGCTCCGTCCCCGTCCCCCGCTGA
- a CDS encoding DUF4129 domain-containing protein gives MIALEPAAIQGRGAPGALAPSGGPPATPDASQAGEAAQRELAKTAYAERTDPLTATWHWIQHHVDLGSVIPGIPPWASATIVVLGLTALIIVIGVMARRVTIARPSGAAPGPLLEDDRDAATLTSGADLAADRGDFATAVVDRFRAIIRFLDELGALEDHPGLTAHEAAGLAASALPGLATDLHSGARLFDAVRYGDVVASPDEDAWMRALASDVKDQVGRARPGARARAGRPADAATASGERR, from the coding sequence ATGATCGCACTGGAGCCGGCGGCCATCCAGGGCCGGGGCGCCCCGGGGGCGCTCGCCCCCTCGGGGGGCCCGCCGGCGACGCCGGACGCCTCGCAGGCCGGCGAGGCGGCCCAGCGCGAACTGGCGAAGACCGCCTACGCCGAGAGGACCGACCCGCTGACGGCGACCTGGCACTGGATCCAGCACCATGTCGATCTTGGCTCGGTCATCCCCGGCATCCCGCCGTGGGCCTCCGCGACGATCGTGGTCCTCGGGCTGACGGCCCTCATCATCGTCATCGGCGTGATGGCGAGGCGGGTCACGATCGCCAGGCCCAGCGGCGCGGCCCCAGGACCGCTGCTGGAGGACGACCGCGACGCGGCCACCCTGACCAGCGGCGCGGACCTCGCCGCTGATCGGGGCGACTTCGCCACCGCGGTCGTCGACCGCTTCCGGGCGATCATCCGCTTCCTCGATGAGCTCGGCGCCCTCGAGGACCACCCAGGGCTGACCGCCCACGAGGCGGCCGGGCTGGCCGCGAGCGCGCTGCCCGGACTGGCCACCGACCTCCACTCCGGCGCCCGCCTCTTCGACGCCGTTCGCTACGGGGACGTGGTGGCCAGCCCGGATGAGGACGCCTGGATGCGGGCTCTGGCCAGCGACGTCAAGGACCAGGTGGGGCGCGCGCGGCCGGGCGCCCGGGCCCGCGCCGGGCGCCCCGCTGACGCGGCGACCGCGAGCGGGGAGCGCCGGTGA
- a CDS encoding DUF58 domain-containing protein — translation MFLARRTAVVLALGALPGLIWPRPMTIVVVLAATVIAVGTDALLAASPRDLRVQRSLAGAIMLGETTTATLTVTNTGPRAAVAEIRDAWAPSAGATGERSRMTIPAGQRRRTRTALTPTRRGDRRADLVTVRLLGPLGLAGRQASLAAPARLRVLPPFASRRHLPSKLARLRELDGRSAVMVRGAGTEFDSLRQYVVGDDARSIDWRSTARRGEVVVRTWRPERDRRVLVVLDTGRRAAARLGDAPRLDAQMEATLLLAALASRAGDRVDVLAVDSAVRAQVRGASGASLMSSLADAFAPLDASLVETDWSLLTSAVRRLLPQRSLVVILTGVDGSATGADMLRATAALAKDHALIIASALDPALDGLREDRGDAVSVYTAAAAESDLVEQHAVRARLARSGATVVQADPAGLAPALADAYLALKASGQL, via the coding sequence ATGTTCCTAGCGCGGCGCACGGCCGTCGTCCTCGCCCTCGGCGCGCTCCCCGGCCTGATCTGGCCCCGGCCCATGACCATCGTGGTCGTCCTGGCCGCGACCGTGATCGCGGTGGGGACCGATGCGCTGCTGGCGGCGTCGCCGCGCGATCTGCGCGTCCAGCGGAGCCTGGCGGGCGCCATCATGCTCGGCGAGACCACCACCGCCACCCTGACCGTGACCAACACCGGCCCGCGGGCGGCGGTGGCCGAGATCCGCGACGCCTGGGCGCCGTCGGCCGGGGCCACCGGTGAGCGCAGTCGGATGACGATCCCGGCCGGGCAGCGGCGCCGGACCCGCACCGCGCTCACGCCCACGCGGCGCGGGGATCGACGGGCCGATCTCGTCACCGTGCGGCTGCTCGGCCCGCTGGGGCTCGCCGGGCGCCAGGCCTCCCTGGCCGCCCCCGCGCGCCTGAGGGTGCTACCGCCCTTCGCCTCCCGGCGCCACCTGCCCAGCAAGCTCGCCCGCCTGCGCGAGCTGGATGGGCGCAGCGCCGTCATGGTGCGCGGCGCGGGGACGGAGTTCGACTCACTGCGCCAGTACGTCGTCGGCGACGACGCGCGCTCCATCGACTGGCGCTCGACAGCGCGCCGAGGGGAGGTCGTGGTGCGGACCTGGCGCCCCGAGCGGGACCGCCGCGTCCTGGTGGTCCTGGACACCGGGCGCCGCGCGGCGGCGCGGCTGGGGGACGCGCCCCGGCTCGACGCCCAGATGGAGGCCACCCTGCTCCTGGCCGCCCTGGCCTCCCGCGCCGGTGACCGCGTGGACGTCCTCGCCGTCGACAGCGCCGTGCGCGCCCAGGTGCGGGGCGCTTCCGGCGCCTCCCTCATGAGCTCGCTCGCCGACGCCTTCGCCCCTCTGGACGCCTCCCTGGTGGAGACGGACTGGTCGCTGCTGACCTCAGCCGTGCGCCGGCTGCTCCCCCAGAGGTCGCTCGTCGTCATCCTGACCGGCGTCGATGGCTCCGCCACCGGTGCGGACATGCTGCGCGCGACCGCCGCGCTGGCCAAGGACCACGCGCTCATCATCGCCTCGGCCCTCGACCCTGCGCTTGATGGGCTGCGGGAAGACAGGGGCGACGCCGTCTCCGTCTACACGGCCGCCGCCGCCGAGAGCGATCTCGTGGAGCAGCACGCGGTGCGCGCCCGCCTGGCCCGCTCGGGAGCCACGGTGGTCCAGGCCGATCCTGCCGGACTGGCACCGGCCCTGGCCGACGCCTACCTCGCGCTCAAGGCCTCGGGGCAGTTATGA